A window of the Dermacentor silvarum isolate Dsil-2018 unplaced genomic scaffold, BIME_Dsil_1.4 Seq958, whole genome shotgun sequence genome harbors these coding sequences:
- the LOC119435850 gene encoding uncharacterized protein LOC119435850, with protein MTRVLVAGDSMVKYLDQYFLSRRPLSVSVAAHRGIKIENLLSMIADKLAGFDVVIVHVGTNNTDDSVSVCIDKYRQLAQGIIERNSMVHVAFSAILPRGQNEYRPRKDRYSLLNDNYKKVNAALMQYCHEWGFTFLGGLVNDWPSYLSKDGVHANRFGNKVLADYLYQEACTLSIHLERCRIQQCYKETQAPSSWTGRTRQDSIPAISEADFPPLGLHIFISSQAASGPSTAPAPVWKASTAPLQRHDTNQPTRTLQGAGFSLVGGVRVRCKGSKAWWTWDSLPSPIFHGTSVPSRGKAEGRSDEPMIPGRGASTTCVRRTRRATQKHESASVVCSSVGEGEASAREAAVPEAVSQCGDSEWKLVVSKRRRRKAAALHKREWSCDLAADREGKVLAVTAAKFFKFVSPLTAVVSQKQTCIDSGRSESASSTVSGSKLEGQAVASRNAFCDSSSKVQHVASRQNKDCLVVATAECRPVINSAPNEVTVCKCCRPGTMKDGGQITSNPGTEAGDLNKAGCIASTRHRCCEAALTSSCRPASSDAQAVCEGAGANTRVPNPVNVLHGGGGKVYLNATFDNFISFRQSFDEWCREGKHIVTINKSQKSPFATESKEFEYIRISYCCVHGRPIKPKGTGKRPKQAYNGTGCEMAVSVSLWKSPTLHYKIIKLQTKHNHTTNYYDLYPHSRLLNDAEKAEFFDFAKCNIGPKHFKNLVEQKTGKKLTTKDVNNYKQRFSIPIRNEQAHGEMVLEKIHTLLANNPNWVIHYEKNQNNNLQFVLLQATHMREILEKYPEILFIDGTYKVNIEGYILYSILIEDGGGRGRPVCYAFLRNETTEIVQAMFAKFADFNPFVVSACRVVMIDKDMNELRILTKILPNSEILLCTWHVLHCFQQKVNEKARLQRDQLLPLLKKIVYSFTVQDYLDRLAELEAMASKDFISYYMQNWHSCKEMWVHAYRQKLPTFGNNTNNRIESHNQKIKSYLTSSMHLVQAIEALVSYIDTDFLSLKFSKFKEMKLNLNINDAIEPFQLALSRNCTSEATGKVLEQYERFKKVDYLVTSTTNSYVVASASSEHSVSLCLTRCMCAFYNQYSLPCAHILAARHFAQQDLFDKACIPDRWCKDHFLSDSCMASGATPVVTSSIQMPPSVKLDTVQEKCTTCVHSLPSSHQERVHLYVNCTLFCLR; from the exons ATGACACGTGTTTTGGTTGCCGGCGACTCGATGGTGAAATACTTGGACCAGTATTTCCTATCGCGTCGTCCTTTGTCAGTCAGTGTTGCCGCGCATAGAGGAATAAAGATTGAGAATTTGCTCTCAATGATTGCTGACAAGCTAGCTGGTTTTGATGTTGTCATCGTGCACGTTGGCACTAACAACACTGATGACAGTGTCAGCGTGTGCATCGACAAGTATCGCCAGCTCGCTCAGGGGATCATTGAAAGGAATTCCATGGTGCATGTAGCTTTTTCTGCCATTCTTCCTCGGGGGCAGAATGAGTACCGCCCACGGAAAGATCGGTACTCTTTGTTGAATGACAACTACAAAAAGGTTAATGCTGCCCTGATGCAGTACTGCCACGAGTGGGGCTTCACTTTCCTGGGTGGTCTCGTGAACGACTGGCCCAGCTACCTGAGCAAGGATGGTGTCCACGCGAACCGCTTTGGTAACAAGGTGCTGGCAGACTACCTGTACCAGGAGGCCTGCACCTTGTCCATCCATCTGGAGAGATGCCGCATCCAGCAGTGCTACAAGGAGACCCAGGCACCTTCTTCATGGACCGGCCGGACTCGGCAGGACAGCATCCCTGCCATCTCAGAGGCTGACTTTCCCCCACTTGGTTTgcatattttcatttcttctcaAGCAGCAAGTGGACCTTCCACAGCACCAGCTCCTGTCTGGAAAGCCAGCACTGCTCCCTTGCAGAGGCACGATACCAACCAGCCGACCAGAACCCTTCAAGGTGCTGGCTTTTCACTTGTTGGCGGTGTCCGTGTCCGTTGCAAGGGTAGCAAGGCTTGGTGGACCTGGGACAGCCTGCCTTCCCCCATTTTCCATGGCACAAGTGTACCAAGCAGGGGAAAAGCCGAGGGGAGGTCTGATGAGCCAATGATCCCTGGTCGAGGTGCAAGCACCACTTGTGTCAGGAGAACTAGGAGAGCCACACAGAAGCATGAGAGTGCTTCTGTTGTGTGCTCTTCTGTGGGAGAAGGAGAGGCCAGTGCTCGAGAAGCAGCTGTGCCAGAGGCTGTCTCCCAGTGTGGTGACAGTGAGTGGAAGCTGGTAGTATCGAAGAGACGGCGGCGGAAGGCTGCGGCACTGCACAAGCGAGAGTGGAGCTGTGACCTGGCTGCAGACAGGGAAGGCAAAGTTCTCGCTGTGACAGCTGCCAAGTTCTTCAAGTTCGTTTCACCTTTGACAGCAGTTGTAAGCCAGAAACAGACGTGCATTGACAGTGGAAGGTCTGAGTCTGCTTCTTCTACTGTCTCTGGTAGCAAGCTTGAAGGACAAGCTGTTGCCTCTCGGAATGCCTTTTGTGACAGTTCTAGCAAGGTGCAGCATGTGGCTAGCAGGCAGAATAAAGACTGCTTGGTAGTTGCTACGGCTGAGTGCAGACCTGTCATAAATAGTGCTCCAAATGAGGTCACTGTCTGCAAATGCTGTAGGCCAGGAACAATGAAGGATGGAGGGCAGATCACGAGCAATCCTGGCACAGAGGCTGGTGACCTTAACAAAGCTGGGTGCATTGCTTCCACGCGACATAGGTGTTGTGAGGCTGCTTTGACATCCAGCTGCAGGCCTGCCAGCTCTGATGCCCAGGCTGTTTGTGAAGGTGCCGGTGCCAACACCAGAGTTCCTAATCCTGTGAATGTATTGCATGGTGGAGGAGGCAAAGTTTACTTGAATGCAACATTTGATAACTTTATTTCTTTTAGGCAAAGCTTTGATGAGTGGTGCAGAGAGGGCAAGCACATAGTCACAATAAATAAGTCTCAAAAAAGTCCATTTGCAACAGAATCTAAAGAGTTTGAGTATATTAGGATTTCATATTGCTGTGTTCATGGTCGTCCCATAAAACCAAAAGGCACAGGAAAGCGACCCAAGCAAGCATACAATGGTACTGGTTGTGAAATGGCAGTATCGGTGAGCTTGTGGAAATCGCCTACTCTGCACTATAAGATAATCAAGCTGCAAACTAAGCATAATCACACAACGAATTATTATGACTTGTATCCTCATAGCAGGCTTCTGAACGATGCAGAGAAGGCAGAATTCTTTGATTTTGCCAAATGTAATATTGGCCCAAagcattttaaaaatttggtcgAACAGAAAACAGGCAAGAAGTTAACTACGAAAGATGTTAACAATTACAAGCAAAGGTTTTCTATTCCTATTCGCAACGAGCAGGCTCACGGAGAAATGGTTTTAGAAAAAATACACACCTTGTTAGCAAATAATCCAAACTGGGTCATTCACtatgaaaaaaatcaaaataataaCCTGCAATTTGTGCTGCTTCAGGCAACGCACATGCGTGAGATTTTGGAAAAGTATCCAGAAATTTTATTTATTGATGGAACATATAAAGTAAATATTGAAGGCTATATCTTGTACTCTATTTTGATTGAAGACGGTGGAGGTCGCGGGAGACCTGTGTGCTATGCCTTTTTACGAAATGAAACGACTGAAATTGTGCAGGCTATGTTTGCCAAGTTCGCAGATTTTAACCCGTTTGTTGTGTCGGCTTGCAGAGTAGTCATGATAGATAAAGATATGAATGAGCTACGCATTTTGACCAAGATTCTTCCTAATTCTGAAATTTTGTTGTGTACATGGCATGTGCTGCACTGCTTTCAGCAAAAGGTAAATGAGAAAGCTAGACTCCAGCGTGATCAGTTACTTCCTCtcctaaaaaaaattgtttattcCTTCACGGTACAGGACTACTTAGACAGGCTTGCTGAGCTCGAAGCTATGGCTTCTAAAGATTTTATTTCTTATTACATGCAGAACTGGCACTCCTGTAAAGAAATGTGGGTACATGCATATCGGCAAAAACTGCCTACATTTGGTAATAACACAAATAATCGCATTGAGTCTCACAATCAAAAGATTAAAAGTTATCTCACTTCAAGCATGCATTTGGTTCAAGCCATAGAAGCATTAGTAAGTTATATTGACACGGATTTCTTATCTCTAAAATTTTCCAAGTTTAAGGAAATGAAGCTGAACCTAAATATAAATGATGCCATTGAGCCATTTCAGCTAGCCTTGTCCCGTAATTGTACTTCTGAGGCCACAGGTAAAGTACTAGAGCAGTATGAACGGTTTAAAAAGGTAGATTATCTGGTCACGTCCACCACTAATTCTTATGTAGTGGCATCTGCAAGTTCTgagcacagtgtttcattatgcCTGACGCGTTGCATGTGTGCTTTTTATAATCAGTACAGTTTGCCTTGTGCCCACATTTTAGCAGCTCGCCATTTTGCCCAGCAAGACCTTTTCGACAAAGCATGCATACCGGACAGGTGGTGCAAGGATCATTTCCTGAGCGACAGCTGCATGGCCTCTGGTGCCACACCAGTAGTGACAAGCAGCATTCAGATGCCACCATCTGTGAAGCTGGACACTGTACAAGAAAA ATGTACCACCTGCGTGCATTCACTACCATCAAGTCATCAGGAACGCGTGCACCTCTATGTGAATTGTACGCTATTTTGTCTAAGATGA